In Fragaria vesca subsp. vesca linkage group LG5, FraVesHawaii_1.0, whole genome shotgun sequence, the genomic stretch TCACCAGCAGTTATCTCCCGCACACCAGCCATCTCCTCAACCTTCAAGAACCCCAAAAAACCAAACAAATTAATTTACAATCTGTTTTCAAATGAAACAAACAAACCTACAGTAGAAACTCATCATCTATTAATCATTCATCTATATCAATCCAAAAGTACTAGAAACTACAAAACTCATCAATCAAACACTAAAATCTAACTCTAGAAAAAATAATTCCATAATATTACAAAAAAGAACAAAAGTTTAACATTTAGGGTTAAAATTTTACAATAAAGAGAGCTTACCTTGCACTGTGGCTGTGAGAGGTTGAAGAAACAAGAGACTATATGACGTCTGTGAAGACTGTAATGAACATAAACTTAGATTAATAGATTAAACCCAAGAGACTAAAAAGTAATGGGTAAGACTTAAAAGATGAAAACTGGTGAAAAACACACCTGGGTCTTTGCGGCTTTAGGGGTTTAGAGCCAAACCCTCAACTGAACCAAAAAGTGGTGGCGTCTGTCTCAGTGGAGAAGAAGACCAGCACGCTCAAAACCACACATATATAACCAATGTAATTTCCATAAAAAGACAAGGATATTATAGACATTCCAAACATTTAGTCTTCTGGTTTGGCTACTCTGGTCGTGCCAAATCGGGTATGAGGGGTAGGCTAGTAACTTCAACGAAATACCTTTTCTCTTTAAATGAATGGAGTCAAAGGTTGACTAAGCTTTGAGGAAGGAGATGGCAGAAGGTCTGAAGCTGCCTATCATAGACTTGTCCTCACCGGATCGGAACTCCTCCGCCAGTTCAATCCGTCAGGTTCTTCTAGTTCTTCCATTACTGAACCAAAGCTATGAACTTTTGTTATTTTTTTTATTGAAGCTTTGAACTTTACCCAGAATTGTTTGATGAATAAAAAACACAGGCTTGCATAGATTGTGGTTTCTTTTACTTGGTGAATCATGGTGTTGAGGAAGAGTTACTGGGCCAAGTGTTTGATCAGAGCAGCAAGTTTTTTTCACTTCCTTTGAAAGATAAGTCCAAATTGACGCGCAAACATCACAGAGGCTACACAGCGCTCTTTGCTGAGAATCTTGACCCCACTTCCAGCTCCAAAGGTTTTGCTTTGTGTTTCTTTTGCTTAAAGTTTTGATCTTTTTAGTAATTTTGATTGTGGGTGAGTGAGAGATGAGAGATTAGGAGTGGAATGTAGGAACCCAATTGGAAGTGGGAACTATAGAGTGGAATGTGGTGAGGGTTTTGTGTTGATTATGATGGTGTTGATTATTGGTGACTTTAGTATAATGTGCTAGTTGCAATTTGAAGTATTATTGGAAAGCTTGATGTAGTATGTATGTGGGATTGTTCTGGTTTTGTTTTGAGTTGAGCTAAATGGGAAACAAGAAAAGGATGTTGCTTTTGATTTTCTTGTGTTAATTTGGAAACAGGTGATTCAAAAGAGAGTTTTTACATTGGCCCTTTAGAAGACGCAACTCAAGATAAGTTGAATCAATGGCCTTCAGAAGGTATGGAGCAACTTTTTGAAACGTTAATTACGATACAAGGAGAGTAAAATATTTGTTATACAGAGGGGAACTGCTCTTAGGTACGGTTTCACTTTCATGTTATGTACAGATATCCTTCCATCCTGGAGACCTACAATGGAAACTTACTATAAAAAAGTTCTGTAAGTTTCATATTATCACCTTGATGACCATTTACTTCCTAGCTTTCTATATGTAGGTGGTAAAAGTTGTTCACCATTGACAATATATAGTTGTTTTCAGTTCTGCTGGGAAAAGATTAGTATCTCTGATTTCCCTGGCTTTGAACCTGGATGAGGACTTTTTTGAGAAAGTGGGGGGTCTGAATAAACACACGGCATTTCTTCGCCTTTTGCACTATCCAGGTGAACTAGATAGTTCAGCTTTTTAGCTGCCTTTTTTATGTTTTAATTACTAGTCTTGTTTATAATTATTTTAAATTTGCAAAAATCTCTACTGTACTTGATTTCCAGTTTGTTTCATCTTTCATTTCTATCTGTCAATGCTTCGGCTTACTTATATAATTTCAGGTGAACGGGGATCATCTGATGAAGAAGTACTTGGTGCTTCTGCTCATTCAGATTATGGGATGGTCACACTCCTCATATCCAATGGTGTCCCAGGACTTCAGGTATGTTTCTGCTAGTTAGTTGCTGTTTCCACCAAACATTTAGTCTTGTTTCCCTACTGCAGTCTGATACTCTTATCTGGGATGTATTTTAACACCTACAGGTTTGTAGGGATAAATTTAAGCAACCACGGGTTTGGGAAGATGTTCCTCACATAGATAGGTATGTACCAGGACACAACTTAATTGTGATTGGTAGTTATTAGTAGTTTGGTACAGTAATGATGAACCCTTGTAATTGTTCTTCAAAGATGTCCATCAGTCCATGAATCTGTACTGGCCTGCAATATTAACATATATAATAAAATGGACACAGAGTTCCATTGCTTTTGTTAGATGTGGATCCTTTAGATTGTGATGCTAAACTCTCATATAGATTTGATATTGTTAGACTGTTATTGAAGAAGGATTTTCTTCTGAATATTAAATATTAATACCTTTATTCTTCATATTTATGGAAGAGCATTTGTAAATGTCCAATTTTACTTTGACCTTTGATGTTCAAATTTGAATATGCAGAGCATTCATTGTTAACATTGGGGATATGATGGAGAGGTGGACTAATTGTTTGTTCCAGTAATTCCTTATCCTAATAACTTGAAGGGCTTTTTCGTCTTTCTTCTTTTAAAGCTTTTACACTTTCAAATTCAAAAATCTAAGCCAGCAGAGATGTGCTCTTCTCCTATTTATTTTTAGGTCAACGGTGCACAGAGTTATACCAGCAGGACAAGAACGCTACTCTGTAATTATCTCTCGATCGATTTCTTTCATTTACATCTTCATATTAGAGAAATTTTTGGCATTTTTTCTCCCCACTTAAATGATTAGTATCCAATGGTTTGGTGAAGAAATCTTCCAAATTCAATTTTATTTTGGGGGTCTGATTTCTCCTATTGTGTCACTAATGATTGTGAACTAAAAATTTCTTTGTTTCAGATGGCTTTCTTTTTAGACCCCAATGAAGACTCTGTGGTAGAATGCCTCACAAGTTGTTGCAATGAATCATTGCCGCCAAGGTAACCGCCCATGGTGTTGCACTGCATTGCTTTCATTTAGCCTTTCTATGATTAACTTTGTGTTTTCCTAGTTGTCAGGGTCTATGGGTATCACTCTATTGTGAACTTCTCCTTGCAAAAATGGTTCAGTGGGGAATGGGGATGGGTACCTTACTACTCCCGCATAGAATACATAATGGGTGTGTGTGTGTGTGTGGTCTCACTTATACCAAAATTGGGAATATGAAAGTCCAGCATGCTTCCGTCTCTGGAGTCCTCATCAGCCATTCCATTAAGACAGGCCCAATAGCTCTGTGTGTGTGTGTGTGTGTTCTGCGTGTGGTCTCACTTATACCAAAATATGAAAGTCCAGCATGCTTCCGTCTCTGGAGTCCTCATCAGCCATTCCATTAAGACAGGCCCAATAGCTGGACAGTAACTTTCACTCACCTACCACTTACCAATACTTGATGAATTGGTATGATGTCCATACATAATACTAATGCCTTTTAACCAAACCCATATGTTGATCCTCCCATGCATTGAAGCTAGCCTCATACATGTTCTGTTGATACCAATTGTTATGGGCCATGTTACCATTCAATAGAGTTCCACTTCTTTTTTGAACTAAACTAATAAACATAAACTCTACATCTAATCTAACTGATACTAAATTTCTGTTACAAACTAGTTATGCATATGTGAGAATTGTTTTCATGGCTTTGTTGCTGCAATCTAAGTTCAAGGTTTTCAGCTACTTTCTTTTGTCATGTTTTTTTATTTTTGTTCGTGTTCCTTCAACACACAAAAAAGAATTAGAGAGCAATCAATAAACATGAAATATAAGTATTGTTCAGATGTTAGCTTGTTTTGATATCGATATTAGAACATGATAGAAAGCTTTCTTCAAAGTATTTGGGCTGTAAATGTCAATAAATAAGAACTACCTTTTTACTCAGTTTCTTTTCCTTTTTCTTTTTGCTTGTCCTATTCGGTTTCTCTAAACCCGTTGCATTGGAGATTATCTAACAAGTTTCTGCTTGCAGATTTCCTCCCATCCGCAGCGGGGACTACCTGAAAGAGCGGCTGAGGCTTACTTATGGCTCATAAGAATGACCAACATTAAGATGTGGCACGACTTCGAAGAGTTCTTTCTTCTACTTTTAAATACTAGACGAATTAGAAATGGGTGAAGAAGTCCGGAGCCCTGAGAAGAAGAATGTAGCATATGGATGTAGAAAATTAATGGTATCATTCATGTACTATTAATATGTGAAACCTGTATCAGTGTATGCACACTAGCATTACAAGGCAGTTAAAACAATATTTCAGACAAACATAACACTGACTCTGACATGCACCAATGTGTACACAAATGAAAGTTTCCTCACACACACAACGACCACCCAGGATTGCCTTCTGGATTAGACACTTGATTGCGCAACTAGCAAGCTTTTATTCTACAAGATTAAAAGATCGGGCCAATGACTAGCTAGTACGTATACACATATCACCAATAAGTATTGGGTATTTTCTTAGCACTTTGTTAGTTTGTGGAGACGAGTACTAGAAGAATGTTTGCATCTGGAATGGATATATAGATTTCTAAACCAATTAGTTGAGATAATTGCTTGAGCTCTGAAAGGCTTGCTTTCTTTGTTTTCAGTTTTTCACCCCCGACCCTCCATTCACTAAAGCTGTTTCTCATTCTCAATTCTTCCACCATTTTCAACCTCGACACATTTAAGGATGTGCAGAGTATACATGTCCATATTCTTTAGTTGTCCCTAACTATACTTTGCTCTGTTTTTCAGGGGAGACCAATATCCTGCAGAGCTATAAACAGATTGTTACCAGAGGAAAGATAGGCTTTTTGTAACTTGCTCCACATGCTTTAAATAAATGACAAAAAAGCCACAGTCAACTCTCAGAACATTACATTATGTGCAACAAGCTCTTTAAAGGTAACAAACCCATATATAAAAAGGAATAGACATGTTTTGATCAATTGTTTATGTCTAATGTGTTAACTTTGCATGGATGGATATGTAATTGATTCTTTGATGATTGACATTGACCACAGACTAATGATTTGTCCGAACTCTTTGATTAGATTTATCAAAGATCGACTAGAAGCTGGAACAGCTGAAAGAAGATACTGACTTTTACTTTTTCTGCTCATTTTATTTTTGTCCAACGAACTGTGATTTGCAGCTTTTGATTTAAGGATTTAAAGAAAGGGATCTTGGAGGC encodes the following:
- the LOC101294560 gene encoding 1-aminocyclopropane-1-carboxylate oxidase-like gives rise to the protein MAEGLKLPIIDLSSPDRNSSASSIRQACIDCGFFYLVNHGVEEELLGQVFDQSSKFFSLPLKDKSKLTRKHHRGYTALFAENLDPTSSSKGDSKESFYIGPLEDATQDKLNQWPSEDILPSWRPTMETYYKKVLSAGKRLVSLISLALNLDEDFFEKVGGLNKHTAFLRLLHYPGERGSSDEEVLGASAHSDYGMVTLLISNGVPGLQVCRDKFKQPRVWEDVPHIDRAFIVNIGDMMERWTNCLFQSTVHRVIPAGQERYSMAFFLDPNEDSVVECLTSCCNESLPPRFPPIRSGDYLKERLRLTYGS